The following proteins are encoded in a genomic region of Apodemus sylvaticus chromosome 21, mApoSyl1.1, whole genome shotgun sequence:
- the Lcat gene encoding phosphatidylcholine-sterol acyltransferase, with amino-acid sequence MGLPGSPWQWVLLLLGLLLPPATSFWLLNVLFPPHTTPKAEFSNHTRPVILVPGCMGNRLEAKLDKPDVVNWLCYRKTEDFFTIWLDINMFLPLGVDCWIDNTRVVYNRSSGHMSNAPGVQIRVPGFGKTYSVEYLDDSKLAGYLHTLVQNLVNNGYVRDETVRAAPYDWRLGPSHQDEYYQKLAGLVEEMYATYGKPVFLIGHSLGCLHVLHFLLRQPQSWKDHFIDGFISLGAPWGGSIKPMRVLASGDNQGIPIMSNIKLREEQRITTTSPWMFPAHQVWPEDHVFISTPDFNYTGQDFERFFADLHFEDGWHMFLQSRDLLAGLPAPGVEVYCLYGVGIPTPHTYIYDHNFPYKDPVATLYEDGDDTVATRSTELCGQWQGRQSQPVYLLPMNGTDHLNMVFSNKTLEHINAILLGAYRHGTPESPAASLGPPPPE; translated from the exons ATGGGGCTGCCTGGCTCTCCATGGCAgtgggtgctgctgctgctggggctaCTGCTCCCTCCTGCCACCTCCTTCTGGCTCCTCAATGTGCTCTTCCCCCCGCACACCACGCCCAAGGCTGAATTCAGTAACCACACACGGCCTGTCATCCTCG TGCCCGGCTGCATGGGGAATCGGCTAGAAGCCAAGCTGGATAAACCCGATGTGGTGAACTGGCTGTGCTACCGTAAGACGGAGGACTTCTTCACCATCTGGCTGGATATCAACATGTTTCTCCCCCTCGGGGTGGACTGCTGGATTGATAATACCAG GGTTGTCTACAACCGTAGCTCTGGGCACATGTCCAATGCCCCTGGTGTGCAGATCCGAGTCCCTGGCTTTGGCAAGACCTATTCTGTTGAGTACTTGGATGACAGCAAGCTCGCAG GCTACCTGCACACACTGGTGCAGAATCTGGTTAACAATGGATATGTGCGGGATGAGACAGTGCGGGCCGCACCCTATGACTGGCGTCTGGGGCCCA GCCATCAGGATGAATACTACCAGAAGCTGGCTGGACTGGTAGAGGAGATGTATGCTACTTATGGGAAGCCTGTCTTCCTCATCGGGCATAGCCTTGGCTGCCTGCATGTGCTCCATTTCTTACTGCGTCAGCCTCAGTCCTGGAAGGACCACTTCATTGATGGTTTCATCTCTCTCGGGGCTCCATGGGGTGGCTCCATCAAGCCCATGCGGGTCCTGGCCTCAG GTGACAACCAGGGCATCCCGATCATGTCCAACATAAAGCTGAGAGAGGAGCAGCGCATAACCACGACGTCCCCCTGGATGTTTCCAGCCCACCAGGTGTGGCCTGAAGACCACGTGTTCATCTCCACGCCAGACTTCAACTACACGGGCCAAGACTTTGAGCGCTTCTTTGCAGATCTGCATTTTGAAGATGGCTGGCACATGTTTCTGCAGTCTCGTGACCTACTGGCAGGCCTCCCAGCTCCTGGTGTAGAAGTATATTGTCTCTACGGTGTGGGCatacccacaccccacacctacATCTATGACCACAACTTCCCCTACAAAGACCCGGTGGCTACCCTCTATGAAGATGGGGATGACACCGTAGCTACGCGGAGCACTGAGCTCTGTGGCCAGTGGCAGGGCCGCCAATCACAGCCTGTGTACTTGCTGCCTATGAACGGGACAGATCATCTCAACATGGTCTTCAGCAATAAGACGCTGGAACATATCAATGCCATCCTACTGGGTGCCTACCGCCATGGCACTCCTGAGTCCCCTGCTGCCAGCCTAGGTCCCCCACCCCCCGAATAA
- the Slc12a4 gene encoding solute carrier family 12 member 4 isoform X2, with amino-acid sequence MRAGGAGQPGAAGTAGWRLGLRAKRARCLTSPWCRWTGRDAATMTTSKGSVGWTTGSAPSGKTRTEELDIRPKVSSLLGKLVSYTNLTQGAKEHEEAESGEGGRQRAAKAPSMGTLMGVYLPCLQNIFGVILFLRLTWMVGTAGVLQALLIVLICCCCTLLTAISMSAIATNGVVPAGGSYFMISRSLGPEFGGAVGLCFYLGTTFAAAMYILGAIEILLTYIAPPAAIFHPSGTHDMSSATLNNMRVYGTIFLTFMTLVVFVGVKYVNKFASLFLACVIISILSIYAGGIKSIFDPPVFPVCMLGNRTLSRDQFDVCAKTVVVDNETVATRLWTFFCHSPNLTADSCDPYFLLNNVTEIPGIPGAAAGVLQENLWSAYLEKGEVVEKHGLPSTDTLGLKESLSLYVVADIATSFTVLVGIFFPSVTGIMAGSNRSGDLRDAQKSIPVGTILAIVTTSLVYFSSVILFGACIEGVVLRDKYGDGVSRNLVVGTLAWPSPWVIVVGSFFSTCGAGLQSLTGAPRLLQAIAKDNIIPFLRVFGHGKANGEPTWALLLTALIAELGILIASLDMVAPILSMFFLMCYLFVNLACAVQTLLRTPNWRPRFKYYHWTLSFLGMSLCLALMFVSSWYYALVAMLIAGMIYKYIEYQGAEKEWGDGIRGLSLSAARYALLRLEEGPPHTKNWRPQLLVLLKLDEDLHVKYPRLLTFASQLKAGKGLTIVGSVIQGSFLESYGEAQAAEQTIKNMMDIEKVKGFCQVVVASKVREGLAHLIQSCGLGGMRHNSVVLGWPYGWRQSEDPRAWKTFIDTVRCTTAAHLALLVPKNIAFYPSNHERYQEGHIDVWWIVHDGGMLMLLPFLLRQHKVWKKCRMRIFTVAQMDDNSIQMKKDLAIFLYHLRLEAEVEVVEMHNSDISAYTYERTLMMEQRSQMLRQMRLTKTERDREAQLVKDRHSALRLESLYSDEEDESAAGADKIQMTWTRDKYMAEPWDPSHAPDNFRELVHIKPDQSNVRRMHTAVKLNEVIVTRSHDARLVLLNMPGPPKNSEGDENYMEFLEVLTEGLERVLLVRGGGREVITIYS; translated from the exons GCACCCAGCATGGGTACCCTCATGGGAGTGTACCTGCCCTGCCTGCAGAATATCTTCGGGGTCATCCTCTTCCTGCGGCTGACCTGGATGGTGGGCACAGCTGGTGTGCTGCAGGCTCTCCTCATTGTCCtcatctgctgctgctgt ACCCTGCTGACAGCCATCTCCATGAGCGCCATCGCCACCAATGGTGTGGTCCCAG CTGGTGGCTCCTACTTCATGATTTCCCGCTCTTTGGGACCAGAATTCGGAGGTGCTGTGGGCCTGTGCTTCTACCTGGGGACCACATTTGCAGCAGCCATGTATATCCTAGGGGCCATTGAGATCTTGCTG ACCTACATTGCTCCACCAGCTGCCATCTTTCACCCATCCGGCACCCACGACATGTCCAGTGCCACCTTGAATAACATGCGGGTGTATGGGACCATCTTCCTGACCTTTATGACCCTGGTGGTGTTTGTTGGTGTCAAGTATGTGAACAAGTTCGCCTCGCTCTTCCTGGCCTGTGTGATCATCTCCATCCTCTCCATTTACGCGGGAGGCATCAAGTCCATTTTTGACCCTCCTGTGTTTCC ggtgtgcatgctaggcaataGGACCCTGTCCCGGGACCAGTTTGACGTGTGTGCCAAGACAGTTGTGGTGGACAATGAGACAGTGGCCACCCGGCTGTGGACTTTCTTCTGTCACAGCCCCAACCTTACTGCTGACTCCTGTGACCCCTACTTCCTGCTCAACAATGTGACAGAGATTCCTGGCATACCTGGGGCAGCTGCTGGTGTGCTCCAGG AAAACCTATGGAGTGCTTACCTGGAGAAGGGCGAGGTTGTGGAGAAGCATGGGCTGCCCTCCACAGATACCCTTGGCCTGAAGGAGAGCCTGTCCCTGTATGTGGTGGCTGACATTGCCACGTCCTTCACCGTGCTGGTTGGCATCTTTTTCCCTTCTGTAACAG GCATCATGGCTGGCTCAAACCGCTCCGGGGACCTCCGTGACGCCCAGAAGTCTATCCCGGTGGGGACCATTCTGGCCATTGTTACCACTTCACTCGTGT ACTTCAGCAGTGTGATCCTCTTCGGTGCCTGCATCGAGGGTGTGGTGCTCCGAGACAA gtacggTGATGGCGTCAGCAGGAACCTGGTGGTGGGCACCTTGGCCTGGCCTTCGCCTTGGGTCATCGTGGTCGGCTCCTTCTTCTCAACATGTGGTGCTGGCCTCCAAAGCCTCACTGGGGCACCACGTTTGTTGCAAGCCATTGCCAAGGATAACATCATCCCCTTCCTCCGG GTGTTTGGCCATGGGAAAGCAAACGGCGAGCCAACGTGGGCCCTTCTCCTGACGGCGCTCATCGCCGAGCTGGGCATCCTCATCGCCTCCCTTGACATGGTGGCTCCCATTCTGTCCAT GTTCTTTCTGATGTGTTACCTCTTTGTAAACTTGGCCTGTGCTGTGCAGACACTTCTGAGGACCCCCAACTGGCGGCCCCGGTTCAAGTACTATCACTG GACGTTGTCTTTCCTAGGCATGAGTCTCTGCCTGGCTCTCATGTTTGTCTCCTCCTGGTACTACGCCCTGGTGGCCATGCTCATTGCGGGCATGATCTACAAGTACATCGAGTACCAAGG GGCTGAGAAGGAGTGGGGCGACGGGATCCGAGGCCTGTCTCTGAGTGCTGCGCGCTACGCACTGCTGAGATTAGAGGAAGGGCCTCCTCACACCAAGAACTGGCG GCCTCAGCTCCTGGTGCTGCTGAAGTTAGACGAAGATCTTCATGTGAAGTACCCCCGGCTCCTCACCTTTGCCTCCCAGCTCAAGGCTGGCAAGGGCCTGACAATCGTTGGCTCCGTCATTCAGGGCAGCTTTTTGGAGAGCTATGGCGAGGCCCAGGCTGCTGAGCAG ACAATCAAGAACATGATGGACATAGAGAAAGTAAAAGGCTtctgccaggtagtggtggccaGCAAGGTTCGAGAGGGGCTGGCCCATCTCATCCAGTCTTGCGGCCTGGGCGGCATGAGACATAACTCCGTGGTGCTGGGCTGGCCCTACGGCTGGCGGCAGAGTGAAGACCCACGTGCCTGGAAGACCTTTATTG ACACTGTGCGCTGCACCACAGCTGCCCATCTAGCCCTGCTGGTGCCAAAGAACATAGCTTTCTACCCCAGCAACCACGAGCGCTACCAGGAGGGCCACATTGACGTGTGGTGGATCGTGCACGACGGAGGCATGCTCATGCTTTTACCCTTCCTGCTGCGCCAGCATAAG GTTTGGAAGAAGTGCCGGATGCGCATTTTCACCGTGGCCCAGATGGACGACAACAGCATCCAGATGAAGAAGGACCTGGCCATCTTCCTGTATCACCTCCGCCTGGAAGCTGAAGTGGAGGTGGTGGAGATG CACAACAGTGACATCTCTGCATACACCTACGAGCGGACACTGATGATGGAGCAGCGGTCTCAGATGCTGCGGCAGATGAGGCTGACCAAAACCGAGCGGGATCGAGAG GCCCAGCTGGTGAAGGACAGACACTCGGCTCTGCGGCTGGAGAGCCTCTACTCTGACGAGGAGGATGAGTCTGCAGCAGGGGCTGACAAGATCCAGATGACATGGACCAGAGACAAGTACATGGCTGAGCCCTGGGACCCCAGCCACGCCCCTGACAACTTCCGGGAGCTGGTGCACATCAAGCC GGACCAGTCCAACGTGCGGCGTATGCACACTGCCGTGAAGCTCAATGAAGTCATTGTCACACGCTCCCACGACGCCCGCCTGGTCCTACTGAACATGCCCGGCCCCCCTAAAAACAGTGAGGGTGACGAGAACT ACATGGAGTTCCTTGAAGTCCTAACCGAGGGCCTTGAACGGGTGCTGTTGGTGCGTGGTGGTGGCCGGGAAGTCATCACCATCTATTCCTGA
- the Ctrl gene encoding chymotrypsin-like protease CTRL-1, producing the protein MLLLSLTLSLVLLGSSWGCGVPAITPALSYNQRIVNGENAVPGSWPWQVSLQDSTGFHFCGGSLISPNWVVTAAHCQVTPGRHFVILGEYDRSSNAEPVQVLSISKAITHPNWNPSTLNNDLTLLKLASPARYTAQVSPVCLAATNEALPAGLTCVTTGWGRISGVGNVTPARLQQVVLPLVTVNQCRQYWGSRITDSMICAGGSGASSCQGDSGGPLVCQKGNTWVLIGIVSWGTENCNVQAPAMYTRVSKFNTWINQVMAYN; encoded by the exons ATGCTACTGCTCAGCCTGACCCTTAGCCTGGTCCTCCTTGGCTCCTCCTGGG GCTGTGGTGTTCCCGCCATCACGCCTGCACTGAGCTACAACCAGAGGATTGTCAACGGGGAGAATGCAGTGCCAGGCTCCTGGCCCTGGCAGGTGTCTCTCCAG GATAGCACTGGCTTCCACTTCTGTGGTGGTTCTCTCATCAGCCCGAACTGGGTGGTCACGGCTGCCCACTGCCAAGTCAC GCCTGGACGCCACTTTGTCATTTTGGGAGAATATGACAGATCTTCCAATGCTGAACCTGTGCAGGTGCTCTCTATCTCGAAG GCTATCACACACCCTAACTGGAACCCCAGCACTCTGAACAATGACCTGACTCTCCTGAAACTTGCCTCGCCAGCCCGGTACACTGCACAAGTCTCACCTGTCTGCCTGGCTGCCACAAACGAGGCACTGCCTGCAGGCCTCACATGCGTTACCACTGGTTGGGGCCGAATCAGTGGAGTGG GCAACGTGACACCAGCACGCCTGCAGCAAGTAGTTCTACCCCTGGTCACTGTGAATCAGTGTCGGCAGTATTGGGGTTCACGCATTACTGATTCCATGATATGTGCAGGTGGTTCAGGCGCATCCTCATGTCAG GGTGACTCGGGGGGCCCTCTGGTCTGCCAGAAGGGAAACACCTGGGTGCTTATTGGTATTGTCTCCTGGGGCACCGAGAACTGCAACGTACAAGCACCAGCCATGTACACTCGGGTCAGCAAGTTCAACACCTGGATTAACCAAGTCATGGCCTACAACTAA
- the Psmb10 gene encoding proteasome subunit beta type-10, with amino-acid sequence MLKQAVEHRGGFSFENCQRNASLERILSGLRIPHARKTGTTIAGLVFRDGVILGADTRATNDSVVADKSCEKIHFIAPKIYCCGAGVAADTEMTTRMAASKMELHALSTGREPRVATVTRILRQTLFRYQGHVGASLIVGGVDLHGPQLYSVHPHGSYSRLPFTALGSGQDAAVALLEDRFRPNMTLEAAQELLVEAITAGILGDLGSGGSVDACVITAGGAKLVRALSTPTEPVQRAGHYHFAPGTTPVLTQEVRPLTLELLEETVQAMEVE; translated from the exons ATGCTAAAGCAGGCAGTGGAACACAGAGGAGGCTTCTCTTTCGAGAACTGCCAGAG GAATGCGTCCTTGGAACGCATCCTTTCGGGCCTTCGGATCCCTCATGCACGCAAGACCGGGACGACCATCGCGGGGCTTGTGTTCCGA GATGGAGTCATCCTGGGCGCGGACACGCGGGCCACTAACGATTCGGTTGTGGCGGACAAAAGCTGCGAGAAGATCCACTTCATTGCCCCTAAAATCTA CTGCTGTGGGGCTGGAGTAGCTGCGGACACTGAGATGACCACGCGGATGGCAGCTTCCAAAATGGAACTACATGCGCTGTCCACGGGCCGTGAGCCTCGGGTGGCCACGGTCACCCGTATCCTGCGCCAGACTCTCTTCCG GTACCAAGGCCACGTGGGAGCATCATTGATCGTGGGCGGGGTTGATTTGCACGGACCGCAGCTCTACAGCGTGCACCCGCACGGTTCCTACAGCCGTCTGCCCTTTACTGCCCTGG GCTCTGGTCAGGATGCAGCCGTGGCACTGTTAGAGGACCGGTTCCGGCCAAACATGACG CTGGAGGCTGCGCAAGAGCTGTTGGTGGAAGCCATCACCGCAGGGATCCTGGGTGACCTGGGCTCTGGAGGCAGTGTGGACGCCTGTGTGATCACTGCAGGGGGTGCCAAGCTGGTGAGAGCATTGAGCACACCCACAGAGCCTGTGCAGAG AGCTGGCCATTACCACTTTGCTCCTGGAACCACACCTGTCCTGACCCAGGAAGTGAGACCCCTGACCCTGGAACTTCTCGAGGAAACTGTGCAGGCCATGGAGGTGGAATAA